The Mycolicibacterium doricum genome includes a region encoding these proteins:
- a CDS encoding DUF433 domain-containing protein — MPCIRGLRIPVATVVAMVADQMTPPEILAELPDLEEEDVAEALRYAAEAVRERELPLRPTA, encoded by the coding sequence ATACCGTGCATCCGGGGCTTGCGTATCCCGGTGGCGACTGTGGTCGCGATGGTTGCTGACCAGATGACGCCGCCGGAGATTCTTGCCGAGCTTCCCGACCTTGAGGAAGAAGACGTCGCCGAGGCTCTGCGCTACGCGGCTGAGGCAGTACGGGAGCGAGAGTTGCCGCTGCGTCCGACCGCATGA
- a CDS encoding DUF222 domain-containing protein yields the protein MHPQDRGFERPRVSAVCHSRTYVRWFVARDRCNGCAHRAVMLHDRPPEVAALFAAGVIHDPLVRAIVTRTALITDPTLMAAVDAALAEHIATWGPKSQKKTIDAIDEIHDPAALRRPKTPNTTAMCTSQTHARRLQRRSRHREPKPSRDHPPSPSRRRPARNQPRPNVDHPAPPRLSCPGPASPTPPCSRPSSPAPRSVRSHTPATPRPNPATGPREHCGNSCAVAT from the coding sequence TCTGCCATAGTCGAACCTATGTTCGATGGTTCGTTGCCCGGGATCGGTGCAATGGCTGCGCTCACCGCGCGGTCATGCTGCACGACCGCCCCCCCGAAGTCGCCGCGCTGTTCGCGGCCGGAGTCATCCACGACCCACTCGTGCGCGCGATCGTGACCCGCACCGCCTTGATCACCGACCCGACGCTCATGGCCGCCGTCGACGCGGCCCTGGCCGAACACATCGCCACCTGGGGTCCGAAATCACAGAAGAAGACGATCGACGCCATCGACGAGATCCACGACCCCGCAGCGCTACGCCGACCAAAGACGCCCAACACGACCGCGATGTGCACTTCGCAGACCCACGCGAGGCGGCTCCAACGCCGGAGCCGACACCGGGAACCGAAGCCGAGCCGCGATCACCCTCCGAGCCCCAGCCGGAGGCGGCCGGCGCGGAATCAGCCTCGGCCCAACGTCGATCACCCTGCCCCGCCCAGGCTTTCGTGTCCGGGGCCGGCGTCACCAACGCCACCGTGCTCGCGGCCCTCCTCGCCCGCGCCAAGATCCGTTCGATCACACACCCCGGCGACGCCCCGCCCGAACCCCGCTACCGGCCCTCGAGAGCACTGCGGGAATTCGTGCGCTGTCGCGACGTGA